The nucleotide sequence GCAGAAGACATCAAACAAACATCAATCTTATCATGTGTAGTTTGAGAAAGATGTGAAGAGAAAATCCCATCTATAAATACAAGGTTATAGGTATCTATATCATGAATAAGATATTTCTTAATATCACGGTATTCTATTGCATCCTCCTTTTTAGGGAATACACTATAATCTTCTTTTAATATTGAATTAAGGGAAGTGTATTTCCAAGCTTCCTGTTTTTTTGTAGGAAAACCAAGAGATTCAAATTCTTTTATAGCATCATATCTTAACTGATGTATGTCCGAATCTGTATCTAAGGCTTCTTCAAAAGCTAAAAAGGAAGAGATTAATTTATCTTTTAATTCCATAATGTTTTTCAATTTTCATTGCCTAAACAGGTCATATCTCTAAAACCAACAAGGCTCTAATTTTTATTCTTTAATAATTCATTCTGCAATAATAATTGCTGCTCAGAATTATTTAAGAAACTGCATTCTCTTGTTTAATCCAGTCATATCCTCTTTCCTCTAGCTCTAAAGCAAGTTCTTTTCCACCAGATTTTACAATCTTACCATCCAGCATAACATGTACAAAATCTGGAACTATGTAGTCTAACAAACGTTGGTAGTGCGTGATCACTAATACCGCGTTGTCTTTACTTTTCAAAGCATTTACACCTTTAGAAACCACTTTCAAAGCATCTATATCCAAACCAGAATCTGTTTCATCTAAAATGGCCAATTTAGGCTCTAGCATAGCCATTTGAAAGATCTCATTTCTCTTCTTTTCACCACCTGAGAATCCTTGGTTTAGAGAACGAGATAAAAACTTTCTGTCTATCTCTAATAATTCAGATTTCTCACGAATTAGTTTCAACATCTCATTAGCCGGCATGTCTTCTAATCCTTTAGATTTTCTGTGGGCGTTAATAGAGGCTTTCATAAAGTTGGTTACAGAAACTCCAGGAATCTCTACAGGATATTGAAAAGATAAGAAGACACCAGCATGTGCTCTTTCTTCAGGATCTAATTCTGTAAGGTCTTTACCTTCAAAAATAATCTCTCCAGCTGTCATCTCATATTCTTCCTTTCCTGCAATAACAGAAGATAACGTACTTTTTCCAGATCCGTTAGGACCCATGATAGCGTGTACCTCTCCTGGATTTATTTCAAGATTAATTCCTTTAAGGATTTCCTTATCCTCTATGTTTGCGTGTAAATTCTTTATTTTAAGCATAATTATATGGTATACATCCGTTACAACCGGACATTTTTACTTCTTTAATTCTTCGTTTGCAGGTTTCTTTTCGGCAAAGATCTTTACAACTTCTGTAATTTCAATTACCTGTGAATATCCTGTTGATTTTTTACTATCTATAACCTTACCCTTAACTTCTACCGGAACTATAGTTGCGTTCTCTAATGTGTATTCATTAAAGCTTTTTTTGAGATCTGCAGTCACAGAATCTAATTGAACCTGAAATACAAACTGGTCTCCTTTAAGTACAGCAGAGTTTCCTACAGAAATAAAATTTCCTTTGTAATTCTGAATGCTGTCCACAGCTTTAACTTCAACTTCATTCTCTACAGTAGATTGCGTTTCGTTCTCACAAGATACCGTAGTGGCAATAAGGGCAAATATGAAAAATAGTCTTTTTAACATTCTTACTTATTTATCCTACAGAACCCTCTAAAGAGATCTCTAACAATTTTTGAGCTTCTACGGCAAATTCCATAGGAAGTTTATTTAATACTTCTTTACTAAAACCATTTACGATCAAGGCAATTGCCTTTTCAGTATCTATACCGCGCTGGTTACAATAAAAGATTTGGTCTTCACCAATCTTACTGGTAGTAGCTTCATGCTCCACCTTAGCAGATTTATTTTTAACTTCTATATATGGAAAAGTATGCGCTCCACATTTATTCCCCATCAATAATGAATCACATTGAGAGAAATTTCGAGCGTTCTCTGCTCTACTGTTTATCTGAACTAATCCTCTGTAAGAATTCTGAGATTTTCCTGCAGAAATCCCTTTAGAAATAATGGTACTCTTAGTATTCTTACCAAGGTGGATCATTTTTGTTCCTGTATCCGCTTGCTGATAATTATTAGTAACGGCAATAGAGTAGAACTCTCCTATAGAATTATCTCCTTTTAAGATACAAGATGGATATTTCCAGGTTACAGCAGAACCGGTTTCAACCTGCGTCCATGAGATCTTAGCGTTTTTCTCACAAAGACCACGTTTAGTCACAAAGTTATAAACCCCACCTTTTCCTTCTTTACTTCCAGGATACCAGTTTTGAACTGTAGAATACTTAATTTCTGCTCCATCTAAAGCAATAAGTTCTACAACTGCAGCGTGTAATTGATTTTCATCTCTTGTTGGAGCAGTACATCCTTCTAAATAACTTACATAGCTATCTTCATCGGCAACCAATAAAGTTCTTTCAAACTGACCGGTTCCTGCCTGATTGATCCTAAAATAAGTAGAAAGTTCCATTGGGCACTTTACTCCTTTAGGAATGTAGCAAAAAGAACCATCACTAAATACTGCCGAATTTAGTGCTGCATAAAAATTATCTTTCTGAGGAACCACAGTTCCAAGATATTTCTTCACAAGTTCAGGGTATTCTTTTATTGCTTCAGAGATACTCATAAATATGATTCCCTTTTCTGCCAATGTTTTTTTGAAGGTAGTAGCAACAGATACAGAATCTACTACAATATCCATTGCAATATTATTCATCTTCTTTTGCTCATCTACAGAGATCCCTAATTTTTTGTACATCGCTAAAAGATCAGGATCTACATCATCTAAGGTCTTATTAGGGTCTACAGATGTTGGAGATGAATAATAAGAGATCGCTTGAAAATCTGGTTTTTGGTAATGTACATTAGCCCATTCCGGTTCTGTCATCTCTTCCCAAATGCGAAAAGCCTCTAGTCTCCAGTTGGTCATCCATTCCGGCTCCTCTTTTTTCTTAGAAATTGCGCGAACAATATCTTCGTTCAAACCAATAGGAAAAGTATCAGATTTGAAATCGGTATAAAATCCATACTCATACTCTTTTGTCTCGAGCTCCTTCTTTAAATCGTCTTCAGTATATGCCATATTCTAATGTTCAATATTCTTTAATTCAAAGTTTAAAATTGTTTAAACTTATTTGCTTAAAAATAACTTTAACTGCAAGTATCGTTTTAAGCATCTTTTATGTTTTCCAAGCACAAGTGATTTGTTGTGCGCTGTATCAATTGTTATTTTGATATATTATTCCTCAAAAAAACTCTATATAATTATCGAATCTCTAAGCAGGATCTTTTAATTGCTGGTATGGAATCTTGGATCTGAAAATTACCACTTATAGTGAAAAACTTTCACCGCATCCACAGGTACGTTGTGCGTTTGGATTGTTAAAAACAAATCCTTTTCCGTTTAATCCTCCAGAATATTCCAAAATAGTTCCGGCTAAATACAATACACTTTTTTTATCTACAACGATCTTTACTTCGTTGTCTTCAAATAATTTATCGTTATCTGCTTGAGATTTATCAAATTTCAATTCATAGGACAATCCAGAGCATCCGCCACTTTTCACACCTACACGCACAAAATCTGTAGAAGCATTATAGCCTTCATCAGACATGAGCAATGCAATCCTTTTTTTTGCGTCTTCGCTTACCTTTATCATAGCTAAAAAGATTAGTCTTAATTTTGTGCAAATATACTACAAAACAAACGGTTTACCATATCCTATAGATTTGATTTAAGTATAGGAGCATAGGCAGTTACAATGGAAGAAAATAATATTATTAAAGTGCTATTATGCATCTAATCAGTTGTATAATCTACTTTAAAAATTAGGTTCGCCATTAAAATGGTTTGTGTTTAGAATGAATTTCTTAAAATCCCGATTAAATGGGGGATGTTGAAATAATATTCATTTATTTTGCATTTCAAAACTTCAATTATGTTAGAAGATAGTCACCAAAGCAAAACAAACCTTTCAGAATTAGGCGAATTTGGTCTAATAGACCTCTTAACCAAAAATCTGGCTCCCAAGTTGGCATCTACCATTAGATCTATAGGAGATGATGCTGCAGTAATGGATTTTAAAGACAAACAAACCTTGGTAACTACAGATCTTCTTGTAGAAGGAGTCCATTTTGATCTTGCTTATATGCCTCTAAAACACTTAGGGTACAAAGCGGTAATGGTTAATTTATCTGATGTGTATGCAATGAATGGAATTGCGTCCCAAATTACTGTGGGAATTGCCTGTTCCAATCGTTTTCCTGTAGAGGCTTTAGAAGAATTATATGCAGGAATAGAGCTGGCGGCTAAAATATATAATATAGATGTGGTTGGAGGAGATACTACTTCTTCTACCAAGGGACTTTTAATTAGCATTACTGCTATTGGGAGTGCGGCTAAGGAAGATGTAGTGTATAGAGATGGTGCAAAACCCAATGATCTTCTAGTGGTAACCGGAGATCTTGGTGCAGCATATATGGGATTGCAGATCTTGGAGCGTGAGAAGGAAGTTTTTAAGGTAAATCCAAATTCTCAGCCAGACCTAGATGCATATACCTATTTAATTGAAAGACAGTTGAAACCGGAAGCGCGTAGAGATATTTCTGGATTGTTGAAAGGCTTGGAAGTGAAGCCTACATCTATGATAGATATAAGTGATGGTCTATCTTCTGAAATTATTCATCTATGTAAGAACTCTAAAGTAGGAGTAAACCTATTTGAAGATAAAATTCCATTAGATCCCGCTGTGATTGCAGCGTGTGAAGAATTTGAAATAGATAGTACCACAATAGCTCTTAGCGGTGGAGAAGATTACGAATTACTGTTTACAGTTGCTCAAGAGGATTTTGAAAAAATTAAAGGCAATCCAAATTTTAGCATCATCGGCCACATGACAGAGGAGAGGGAAGGTATGCACTTAATAACTCGAGGCAATACTAAGATCCCTTTAATAGCTAAAGGTTGGAACGCGTTAGAAAGAGAAGACGAAGCCTAAATTAAGAAGTAGCGTGGTTGGCATATACTCTCTGGCAACGCTTTTTGTGAATCTTTCTTATATATTCATTGGTTTCTTTGAACTTTGGGGTAAGTCTTGCTATAAAGCCATTCGCTGTATCTGTAAGTTCTAAGCCGCATTTAGCACATTTATATTCGTGAATGTGATCTGTTACATTTTTTGAGACCTCTAATTTGTGGCCAAATATTTTGCAGATCGCGTTTGCAAAGGAAAATGACTTAAGATTTTTGTTCTCCATAAAAGGTTGATTTGCTTGATTGTAAGTGTAAAATTATAAAAAAAAGTTAAATAATTGGTTAAAAGGTATAATTAATCGATTAAGTGCAGAAAACTTTTTATCTCATCCCTATTTTCTAAATAAGACAAGTGACCGTCATTTAAACTCAAGAGTTCGCTCTTACAATGATTAGCGATCTCTTTTATGCTATGATAATCTAATATTGGGTCATTTTTACCTGCTATAAGATATTTTGGAATTTTTAGATTCGTTAAGATCTCTAATCTATTTGTACGAATTTTCATCCCTTTTATTGCGGCTATAATTCCTGTGGTAGAAAACTTTAGAGCCTCTTTTTTCAGCTCATCTAATTCATTCTTGAACTTCAAGCTATTTTCTTCTGATATCAAATTAGAAATTGCCATGTTTATAAAGGCTGCTTTATTTCGCTCAACCAAAGACGCTGCTCTGTCTCTAGTTTCCTTTCGTTCTTCAGAATCTTCATCTGGAGTAGAATTCATAAGAACCAAGCCAGAAATTTCTGAAGGATACTTTTCCGCATAAGCTAAGCTTACATATCCACCCATAGAGTGTCCTACTAATGTTGATCTACTAACTTTTAAATAAGAAAGGATATAATGAACGGCCTCCGCCATTAATTCCATACTATGCACTTTCTCTAAATTTCCCGACCGCCCGTGACCCGGTAGGTCAATGCATATTACCTGTCTTTTTTCTGAAAGGGAAGGAATGAAAGATTCCCACATATTGCTGCTTTCTAAAAATCCATGTAAGAAAACTATTGGATTTCCAATACCTTTGGAGGTATAATATAACTGCGTATTTCTGTAGTTTAGCGTCATGTAATTAATATATTATAATATTTTAGAATTCAAAATGAAATTTACCAAAGAAACCTTTATTGTAGGATTTGCTTTATTTGCCTTATTTTTTGGAGCCGGTAATTTAATACTACCCCCATATTTAGGCTTTTTTGCCGGGAGAGAATGGTATTTGGTAGCATTAGGATTTGTGATCTCTGGGATAGGAATTCCGTTATTGGGAATCTTAGCCCATGCAAGATTACAGGGAAGTATGTTTAATTTTGCAAATAAGATATCTCCTGTATTTAGTGTTATCTTCTGCATATTGGTATATATGATAGCGGTTGCAATTCCTGCTCCAAGAACGGCGGCTGTAACGCACGAAATTGCGATTGCTCCTTTTTTTGATATCACTCCATTAACAACAAGTATTGTATATTATTTTTTGGTGTTCATATTCGTGATCAAAAGATCTACAGTTGTGAATAACATGGGGAAATTCTTAACCCCTGCAATCTTGTTATTATTATTGATAATCATTTTCTCCGGATTCTTTTCAGAATATTTGCCCATGGATGAACCGGTAACAGAAATGCCTATACTTTCAGGTTTTTTTGAAGGATATCAAACTTTTGATGCCATTGCTGCTTTGGTAGTTGGAGGGGTAATCATTATCTCTGTTAAGCTGAAAGGATTTACAAGCCCTTCAGAAATTAGAACTATTATTACCACTTCTGCTTTCTTAGCTGCTCTCGGATTGCTATTTGTCTATGGCGGATTAATTTATAACGGCGCCATGGTAAATTCAGAATTTCCGGATACCATTACTAGAACCGAATTACTTTCAGGAATAAGCCTTTTAAATTTAGGAAGTTTAGCTCAAATTGCACTAGCTATTCTAGTAGCATTAGCTTGCTTTACAACCGCAGTAGGCATAGTAACAGGAACTGCAGATTTTCTAACTGAAAGAATAGGTAAGCCAATTGTTTATCCTGTTACGGTGGTATTAGCCTGTTTAATGGGGATAGTTATAGGTGCATTATCTGTTAATGCCATAATAGAATTTGCTTTGCCGGTACTTTTGCTTATCTATCCTGTTACCATTGTTTTAATTATTTTGAACGTGCTTCCGGAGCATTGGAGAACCCGATTAATAATGACTACAACTGTAGTTGCAACTATCATCTTCAGTTTGCCGGATGCCTTTAAATATTTGATATCTCCAGAATCTTTCGATAATGTAAAGCGTTTAATTCCACTTGCAGATTATGGATTGGGATGGGTAATTCCTGCGCTACTAGTATTTCTTGCAGCATTATTATATCAGAATTTTATTCAAAAGAAATCTGAAATTAGCGCATAAAAAAACTGCCTTAAGTTCCTAAAATCCGTCATTCTGAATTTATTTCAGAATCTTAACTTATAGTTAAAAGCAGAAACAAGTTCAGCTTAACGAAAAAAATATGCTTAAGGCAGCTTTAAAATTCAGAATTCTAAGAATTCATAATATCTTCTATCTCGTCTGCTTCAATAGGAATATTGCGCATTAAGTTGAAAGGTTCTCCTTTTGGCTGAATTACCAAGTCGTCTTCCAATCTAATTCCAAATCCTTCTGCAGGAATATAAATTCCAGGCTCTACCGTAAAAACTTGATTCGCCTCCATAGGTTCTGTCAAAATTCCATAATCATGCGTGTCCAAACCAATATGGTGAGACGTACCGTGCATGAAATACTTTTTATAGGCTGGCCAATCTGGATCTTCATTTTTAACATCGGCTTTATCCAACAACCCTAAGCCAATAAGTTCAGAGGTCATTAATTTTCCCACTTCCACATGGTATTCTGCCCACATAGTTCCAGGAACTAACATTTTTTGAGCTTCATTCTTTACTCTATTCACCGCGTTATAAACTTCTTTCTGTCTTTTAGAGAATTTCCCGGAAACAGGAATTGTTCTAGACATATCGCTAGCGTAATTTGCATATTCTGCTCCGGTATCTAAAAGTATAAGATCTCCCGCTTTACATTGCTGATTGTTCTCTATATAGTGAAGCACGTTCGCATTGTTTCCGCTTGCTATAATTGGAGTGTATGCAAATCCATTAGATCTATTATTTAAAAATTCGTGCATATACTCCGCCTCGATCTGATATTCCCAAGTTCCGGGTTTCACAAAATTTAAAGTTCTCCGGAAAGCTTTTTCGGTTATATCACATGCCTTTTGCATAAGATCTAATTCTATCTGATCTTTTACAGAACGCAATCTTTGTAATATTGGATTGCTCTTCGCAACCTGGTGTGCAGGATATTTCTTCTTGCACCATTCTACAAATCGAGCTTCTCGAGTTTCGGTTTCAACATTTGCACGATAATGTTCATTGGTATTGAAATATACGGTCTCACATTGCGTCATCACCTCAAAGAAAACTTTGTCAAAATCTTTAAGCCAGTATACAGTTTTTATCCCGCTAGTTTCCAACGCTTTTTCTTTGGTTAACTTTTCACCTTCCCAAACAGCAATATGATCATTGGTTTCTGTTAGGAATAAGATCTCTCTGTGTTTCTCCAAGAGAGCGTCTGGGAATAGCACTAAGATACTTTTATCTTGGTCTACACCGCTCAAATAAAATATATCTCGCGCTTGTTGAAATGGCATAGTGCTATCTGCACCAATTGGGTAAATATCATTAGAATTGAAGACCGCTAAACTATTAGGCTTCATTCTAGCCATAAAGTTCTTTCTGTTCTTAATAAAAAGTTTTCGATCTATTTGGTCGTATTTCATGAAATTGAATTTAATTTTTTTAATCTATTCTACCTCTGTCAGGACATAATTCCCGTGAGATTTTCAAAATTAGGAAAGCTATTTTCAAAAGCTGTTAAACTAACTTTAAAAGATTTTAGATTTCTTTAACAAATGGCTTATTCATATAAATTCAATCTATTTCTAAGCTGAAGATTAGATTTTTGAAGTTTTTTAACCTGATTAAGTAAGTTCTCTACAGCCTCCAAGCCTTCTATGTTTATATGAAGATCATAATGCATTCTACGCAATTTTTCAAAATCGGAGATATTATCGCAATGCACATATTCTGTCTTTTCAACAGTTATAATTTCTAGCAATCCGCTATCATTCAAGCTCCTAATAAAAGTGCCTTCTACGCTGTATTTGGTGCATAAGTCTTCTGTGGCTACTAATTCTTCTAAATTCATGATCGTAATTTTTGAAGTTCTTGAAATAGTTCTTTTTCTTTAGCTGAAAGATCGGAAGGCATTTTAATTTGGTAGGTAATATACAAGTCTCCAAATTGTGCTTCTTTCTTGTATTTAGGAAAACCTTTTCCTTTTAACTTAACCTTGGTGCCAGATTGGGTTTCAGGTTTTACTGTTAATTTTACTTTACCGGTAAATGTATCAACAGTAATTTCTCCTCCCAATAATGCTGTATAGAAATCTAGGTCTACCGTTGCGTATAAATTCTCTTTCTCTCTTTTAAAATTGGTGTTGTTTCGAATATTGAACGTTATTAAAAGATCTCCTTTAGGTCCTCCCTGAACTCCTGGGCCTCCATGACCTTTAATTTTTATTGTTTGTCCATTTTCTACCCCGGCAGGGATAGTTAACCTAATATTTTTACCATTAACAGTGATGGTTTGTTTTTGGCTGGTATAGATATCTTTTAAATTAAGCTGAAGTTCTGCGTTAAAATCCTGTCCTTTAAAATGAGTGGTTCTACCTCTTCCTGTACCTCCTGCGCCAGCTCTTCCGCCGAACATTTCTTCAAAGAAATCTGAAAATCTATCATCATCAAAATTTCCGGAGTATTGTTGCTGGCCTCCGCCAAATCCACCAAAACCGCCTCCACCTTGAGAACGTTGCTGCTTAGCTTGTTCAAATTGGTCTGCATGTTTCCAGTCTTTCCCATATTCATCATATTTCTTTCTGTTCTCCGGGTCGCTCAAAACTTCATTTGCTTCATTGATTTGCTGAAATTTTGCCTGAGCGGTCTTATCATTCGGATTCAGGTCTGGATGAAATTTGCGTGCTAATTTTCTATATGCTTTTTTGATGTCTGCTTGGGTGGCAGATTTATCAAGTTCGAGAATTTTGTAATAGTCTATAAAATCCATGGATGTTTTTTCTGCTCTTGAAATTACTAAAAATGACGCTGCCAATGGGTTAAGCTTTTCAAAAATGTTGATATTTTAATATTTGATCAATTTTGAATATCAATTTGGAGGTTGGATAGTGAAGGGAATTAAAGATTGTGTTGCCAACTTTTGATAATCAAACTTCAACAATTATTAAAGTACTTTGAATTAGTTCTAAATTGAGGGTAAAATAGTTGCTAAAGTTTGTGAGTAACTATTTTCAGATGTATTTTTGCTGTTAAAATTTTATAAAATAATCAAACCAATGGGTGGATTACTAAAATCTTCAGTAGCGAAAAAGTTTGCTATGGCCTTATCGGGACTTTTTCTAGTTCTATTTTTAGCTCAGCATTTCACGATTAACTTAACTTCGGTGATAAGTCCGGATGTTTTTAATGAGCTTTCTCATTTTATGGGAACCAACTTTTTAGTACAGGCGCTATTGCAGCCGGTATTAATATTTGGAGTTTGTTTTCACTTTATAATGGGATTTGTATTAGAGATCCAAAACAGAAAGGCGAGAAGTATAAACTACGTACGTTATAATGGAAGTGCTAACTCTAGCTGGATGTCTAGAAACATGATCTGGTCTGGGGCGGTGGTATTAGCTTTCTTAGGACTTCACTTTTATGATTTTTGGGTACCAGAATTAGTTCACAAATATGTAGAATCTAATCCTGAAGATGCAACAAGATATTATGGAGAATTGGTAGAAAAGTTTCATAGTCCGGTTAGAACAGGACTTTATGTGTTGTCATTCATCTTTTTAATGCTTCACTTATTACACGGTTTCTCATCTTCTTTCCAATCTGTTGGTTTCAACAATAAATATTCTAAAGGATTAAGAGGCTTTACTGTAGCATACGCTATAGTTATTCCGTTAGGCTTTATTTTTATAGCACTTTTCCATCATTTTAATAACGTTTAATAGGAGAGATTTATGTCAGTTTTAGATTCGAAAATACCGGAAGGGCCATTATCAGATAAATGGACGAACTATAAGAATAACATTAACCTGGTAAATCCTGCCAACAAGCGTAATATAGATGTTATTGTAGTAGGAACAGGACTTGCTGGTGGTAGTGCAGCAGCAACTTTAGCAGAGCTAGGCTATAATGTAAAAACATTTTGCTACCAGGATTCTCCAAGACGAGCGCATTCTATTGCAGCTCAAGGAGGAATTAACGCATCAAAAAATTACCAAGGAGATGGTGACTCAGATTACAGATTGTTTTACGATACTGTGAAGGGTGGGGATTACCGTTCTCGTGAAGGAAACGTTTACCGTTTGGCAGAAGTTTCTGGAAATATAATAGACCAGTGTGTG is from Gillisia sp. Hel1_33_143 and encodes:
- a CDS encoding DnaJ C-terminal domain-containing protein, which encodes MDFIDYYKILELDKSATQADIKKAYRKLARKFHPDLNPNDKTAQAKFQQINEANEVLSDPENRKKYDEYGKDWKHADQFEQAKQQRSQGGGGFGGFGGGQQQYSGNFDDDRFSDFFEEMFGGRAGAGGTGRGRTTHFKGQDFNAELQLNLKDIYTSQKQTITVNGKNIRLTIPAGVENGQTIKIKGHGGPGVQGGPKGDLLITFNIRNNTNFKREKENLYATVDLDFYTALLGGEITVDTFTGKVKLTVKPETQSGTKVKLKGKGFPKYKKEAQFGDLYITYQIKMPSDLSAKEKELFQELQKLRS
- a CDS encoding aminopeptidase P family protein, which encodes MKYDQIDRKLFIKNRKNFMARMKPNSLAVFNSNDIYPIGADSTMPFQQARDIFYLSGVDQDKSILVLFPDALLEKHREILFLTETNDHIAVWEGEKLTKEKALETSGIKTVYWLKDFDKVFFEVMTQCETVYFNTNEHYRANVETETREARFVEWCKKKYPAHQVAKSNPILQRLRSVKDQIELDLMQKACDITEKAFRRTLNFVKPGTWEYQIEAEYMHEFLNNRSNGFAYTPIIASGNNANVLHYIENNQQCKAGDLILLDTGAEYANYASDMSRTIPVSGKFSKRQKEVYNAVNRVKNEAQKMLVPGTMWAEYHVEVGKLMTSELIGLGLLDKADVKNEDPDWPAYKKYFMHGTSHHIGLDTHDYGILTEPMEANQVFTVEPGIYIPAEGFGIRLEDDLVIQPKGEPFNLMRNIPIEADEIEDIMNS
- the sufC gene encoding Fe-S cluster assembly ATPase SufC produces the protein MLKIKNLHANIEDKEILKGINLEINPGEVHAIMGPNGSGKSTLSSVIAGKEEYEMTAGEIIFEGKDLTELDPEERAHAGVFLSFQYPVEIPGVSVTNFMKASINAHRKSKGLEDMPANEMLKLIREKSELLEIDRKFLSRSLNQGFSGGEKKRNEIFQMAMLEPKLAILDETDSGLDIDALKVVSKGVNALKSKDNAVLVITHYQRLLDYIVPDFVHVMLDGKIVKSGGKELALELEERGYDWIKQENAVS
- a CDS encoding chaperone modulator CbpM, with the translated sequence MNLEELVATEDLCTKYSVEGTFIRSLNDSGLLEIITVEKTEYVHCDNISDFEKLRRMHYDLHINIEGLEAVENLLNQVKKLQKSNLQLRNRLNLYE
- a CDS encoding HesB/IscA family protein, which codes for MIKVSEDAKKRIALLMSDEGYNASTDFVRVGVKSGGCSGLSYELKFDKSQADNDKLFEDNEVKIVVDKKSVLYLAGTILEYSGGLNGKGFVFNNPNAQRTCGCGESFSL
- the brnQ gene encoding branched-chain amino acid transport system II carrier protein — its product is MKFTKETFIVGFALFALFFGAGNLILPPYLGFFAGREWYLVALGFVISGIGIPLLGILAHARLQGSMFNFANKISPVFSVIFCILVYMIAVAIPAPRTAAVTHEIAIAPFFDITPLTTSIVYYFLVFIFVIKRSTVVNNMGKFLTPAILLLLLIIIFSGFFSEYLPMDEPVTEMPILSGFFEGYQTFDAIAALVVGGVIIISVKLKGFTSPSEIRTIITTSAFLAALGLLFVYGGLIYNGAMVNSEFPDTITRTELLSGISLLNLGSLAQIALAILVALACFTTAVGIVTGTADFLTERIGKPIVYPVTVVLACLMGIVIGALSVNAIIEFALPVLLLIYPVTIVLIILNVLPEHWRTRLIMTTTVVATIIFSLPDAFKYLISPESFDNVKRLIPLADYGLGWVIPALLVFLAALLYQNFIQKKSEISA
- a CDS encoding succinate dehydrogenase cytochrome b subunit, which encodes MGGLLKSSVAKKFAMALSGLFLVLFLAQHFTINLTSVISPDVFNELSHFMGTNFLVQALLQPVLIFGVCFHFIMGFVLEIQNRKARSINYVRYNGSANSSWMSRNMIWSGAVVLAFLGLHFYDFWVPELVHKYVESNPEDATRYYGELVEKFHSPVRTGLYVLSFIFLMLHLLHGFSSSFQSVGFNNKYSKGLRGFTVAYAIVIPLGFIFIALFHHFNNV
- the thiL gene encoding thiamine-phosphate kinase; the encoded protein is MLEDSHQSKTNLSELGEFGLIDLLTKNLAPKLASTIRSIGDDAAVMDFKDKQTLVTTDLLVEGVHFDLAYMPLKHLGYKAVMVNLSDVYAMNGIASQITVGIACSNRFPVEALEELYAGIELAAKIYNIDVVGGDTTSSTKGLLISITAIGSAAKEDVVYRDGAKPNDLLVVTGDLGAAYMGLQILEREKEVFKVNPNSQPDLDAYTYLIERQLKPEARRDISGLLKGLEVKPTSMIDISDGLSSEIIHLCKNSKVGVNLFEDKIPLDPAVIAACEEFEIDSTTIALSGGEDYELLFTVAQEDFEKIKGNPNFSIIGHMTEEREGMHLITRGNTKIPLIAKGWNALEREDEA
- a CDS encoding alpha/beta fold hydrolase, with the translated sequence MTLNYRNTQLYYTSKGIGNPIVFLHGFLESSNMWESFIPSLSEKRQVICIDLPGHGRSGNLEKVHSMELMAEAVHYILSYLKVSRSTLVGHSMGGYVSLAYAEKYPSEISGLVLMNSTPDEDSEERKETRDRAASLVERNKAAFINMAISNLISEENSLKFKNELDELKKEALKFSTTGIIAAIKGMKIRTNRLEILTNLKIPKYLIAGKNDPILDYHSIKEIANHCKSELLSLNDGHLSYLENRDEIKSFLHLID
- the sufB gene encoding Fe-S cluster assembly protein SufB; protein product: MAYTEDDLKKELETKEYEYGFYTDFKSDTFPIGLNEDIVRAISKKKEEPEWMTNWRLEAFRIWEEMTEPEWANVHYQKPDFQAISYYSSPTSVDPNKTLDDVDPDLLAMYKKLGISVDEQKKMNNIAMDIVVDSVSVATTFKKTLAEKGIIFMSISEAIKEYPELVKKYLGTVVPQKDNFYAALNSAVFSDGSFCYIPKGVKCPMELSTYFRINQAGTGQFERTLLVADEDSYVSYLEGCTAPTRDENQLHAAVVELIALDGAEIKYSTVQNWYPGSKEGKGGVYNFVTKRGLCEKNAKISWTQVETGSAVTWKYPSCILKGDNSIGEFYSIAVTNNYQQADTGTKMIHLGKNTKSTIISKGISAGKSQNSYRGLVQINSRAENARNFSQCDSLLMGNKCGAHTFPYIEVKNKSAKVEHEATTSKIGEDQIFYCNQRGIDTEKAIALIVNGFSKEVLNKLPMEFAVEAQKLLEISLEGSVG